The proteins below come from a single Mustela nigripes isolate SB6536 chromosome 14, MUSNIG.SB6536, whole genome shotgun sequence genomic window:
- the HP1BP3 gene encoding heterochromatin protein 1-binding protein 3 isoform X1, protein MATDASQGELVHPKALPLIVGAQLIHADKLGEKVEDSTMPIRRTVNSTRETPPKSKLAEGEEEKPEPDVSSEESVSTVEEQENETPPATSSETEQPKGEPENEEKEENKSSEETKKDEKDQSKEKEKKVKKTIPSWATLSASQLARAQKQTPMASSPRPKMDAILTEAIKACFQKSGASVVAIRKYIIHKYPSLELERRGYLLKQALKRELNRGVIKQVKGKGASGSFIVVQKSRKTPQKSRNRKNRNSAVDPEPQVKLEDILPLAFTRLCEPKEASYSLIRKYVSQYYPKLRVDIRPQLLKNALQRAVERGQLEQITGKGASGTFQLKKSGEKPLLGGSLMEYAILSAIAAMNEPKTCSTTALKKYVLENHPGTNSNYQMHLLKKTLQKCEKNGWMEQISGKGFSGTFQLCFPYYPSPGVLFPKKELDDSRDEDEEEDDSSEEDSDDEEPPPKRRLQKKTPAKASMKAASVKQRVSKPAPKVPAAQRGKARPPPKKAPPKAKTPAKKARPSPSVIKKPSGGSSKKPAASVRKEVKLPGKGKSNMKKSFKAKK, encoded by the exons atggcgACTGATGCGTCTCAAGGTGAACTCGTCCATCCTAAGGCACTCCCACTTATAGTAGGAGCTCAGCTGATCCACGCGGACAAGTTAGGTGAG AAGGTAGAAGATAGCACCATGCCAATTCGTCGAACTGTGAATTCTACGCGGGAAACTCCTCCCAAAAGCAAGCTTgctgaaggggaggaagaaaagccaG AACCAGACGTAAGTTCAGAGGAATCTGTCTCTACTGTAGAAGAACAAGAGAATGAAACTCCACCTGCTACATCTAGTGAGACGGAGCAGCCAAAGGGAGAGCCTGAGaatgaagagaaggaggagaacaAGTCTTCAGAGGAAACCAAAAAGGA tgaaaAAGATCAGtctaaagaaaaggagaagaaagtgaaaaaaacaataCCTTCCTGGGCTACCCTTTCTGCCAGCCAGCTAGCCAGGGCCCAGAAACAAACACCGATGGCTTCCTCCCCACGTCCCAAGATGGATGCAATCCTAACTGAGGCCATTAAG GCATGCTTCCAGAAGAGTGGTGCATCAGTTGTTGCTATTCGAAAATACATTATCCATAAGTACCCTTCTCTGGAGTTGGAGAGAAGGGGCTACCTCCTCAAACAAGCActgaaaagagaattaaatagAGGTGTCATCAAACAG GTAAAAGGAAAAGGTGCTTCTGGGAGTTTTATTGTGGtccaaaaatcaagaaaaacacCTCAGAAATCCAGAAACAGAAAG AACAGAAACTCTGCAGTGGATCCAGAACCACAAGTAAAGTTGGAGGATATTCTCCCATTGGCCTTTACTCGCCTTTGTGAACCTAAAGAAGCTTCCTACAGTCTCATCAGGAAATACGTGTCTCAGTATTACCCTAAACTTAGAGTGGACATCAG GCCTCAGCTGTTGAAGAATGCTCTTCAGAGAGCAGTAGAGAGAGGCCAGTTAGAACAAATAACTGGCAAAGGTGCTTCTGGGACATTCCAG CTGAAGAAATCAGGGGAGAAACCCCTGCTTGGTGGAAGCCTGATGGAATATGCAATCTTGTCTGCCATTGCTGCCATGAATGAGCCGAAGACCTGCTCAACCACTGCTTTGAAGAAGTATGTCCTGGAGAACCACCCAGGGACCAATTCTAACTATCAAA TGCATTTGCTGAAGAAAACTCTGCAGAAATGTGAAAAGAATGGGTGGATGGAACAGATCTCTGGCAAAGGATTCAGTGGCACCTTCCAGCTCTGTTTTCCCTATTATCCCAG cCCGGGAGTTCTATTTCCAAAGAAAGAGCTAGATGATTCAAGAGACGAGGATGAAGAGGAGGATGACTCCTCAGAAGAAGACTCTGACGATGAAGAGCCTCCACCTAAGAGGAG GTTACAGAAGAAAACCCCAGCGAAGGCATCCATGAAGGCTGCATCTGTGAAACAGAGAGTGTCCAAGCCTGCACCTAAAGTCCCAGCTGCCCAGCGTGGGAAAGCTAGGCCCCCGCCCAAGAAAGCCCCTCCCAAGGCTAAAACTCCTGCCAAGAAAGCCAGACCCTCACCTTCAGTCATCAAGAAACCTAGTGGTGGCTCTTCAAAGAAGCCTGCAGCCAGTGTGAGAAAGGAAGTGAAATTGCCCGGCAAGGGCAAATCCAACATGAAGAAATCTTTCAaagcaaaaaagtaa
- the HP1BP3 gene encoding heterochromatin protein 1-binding protein 3 isoform X2, producing the protein MPIRRTVNSTRETPPKSKLAEGEEEKPEPDVSSEESVSTVEEQENETPPATSSETEQPKGEPENEEKEENKSSEETKKDEKDQSKEKEKKVKKTIPSWATLSASQLARAQKQTPMASSPRPKMDAILTEAIKACFQKSGASVVAIRKYIIHKYPSLELERRGYLLKQALKRELNRGVIKQVKGKGASGSFIVVQKSRKTPQKSRNRKNRNSAVDPEPQVKLEDILPLAFTRLCEPKEASYSLIRKYVSQYYPKLRVDIRPQLLKNALQRAVERGQLEQITGKGASGTFQLKKSGEKPLLGGSLMEYAILSAIAAMNEPKTCSTTALKKYVLENHPGTNSNYQMHLLKKTLQKCEKNGWMEQISGKGFSGTFQLCFPYYPSPGVLFPKKELDDSRDEDEEEDDSSEEDSDDEEPPPKRRLQKKTPAKASMKAASVKQRVSKPAPKVPAAQRGKARPPPKKAPPKAKTPAKKARPSPSVIKKPSGGSSKKPAASVRKEVKLPGKGKSNMKKSFKAKK; encoded by the exons ATGCCAATTCGTCGAACTGTGAATTCTACGCGGGAAACTCCTCCCAAAAGCAAGCTTgctgaaggggaggaagaaaagccaG AACCAGACGTAAGTTCAGAGGAATCTGTCTCTACTGTAGAAGAACAAGAGAATGAAACTCCACCTGCTACATCTAGTGAGACGGAGCAGCCAAAGGGAGAGCCTGAGaatgaagagaaggaggagaacaAGTCTTCAGAGGAAACCAAAAAGGA tgaaaAAGATCAGtctaaagaaaaggagaagaaagtgaaaaaaacaataCCTTCCTGGGCTACCCTTTCTGCCAGCCAGCTAGCCAGGGCCCAGAAACAAACACCGATGGCTTCCTCCCCACGTCCCAAGATGGATGCAATCCTAACTGAGGCCATTAAG GCATGCTTCCAGAAGAGTGGTGCATCAGTTGTTGCTATTCGAAAATACATTATCCATAAGTACCCTTCTCTGGAGTTGGAGAGAAGGGGCTACCTCCTCAAACAAGCActgaaaagagaattaaatagAGGTGTCATCAAACAG GTAAAAGGAAAAGGTGCTTCTGGGAGTTTTATTGTGGtccaaaaatcaagaaaaacacCTCAGAAATCCAGAAACAGAAAG AACAGAAACTCTGCAGTGGATCCAGAACCACAAGTAAAGTTGGAGGATATTCTCCCATTGGCCTTTACTCGCCTTTGTGAACCTAAAGAAGCTTCCTACAGTCTCATCAGGAAATACGTGTCTCAGTATTACCCTAAACTTAGAGTGGACATCAG GCCTCAGCTGTTGAAGAATGCTCTTCAGAGAGCAGTAGAGAGAGGCCAGTTAGAACAAATAACTGGCAAAGGTGCTTCTGGGACATTCCAG CTGAAGAAATCAGGGGAGAAACCCCTGCTTGGTGGAAGCCTGATGGAATATGCAATCTTGTCTGCCATTGCTGCCATGAATGAGCCGAAGACCTGCTCAACCACTGCTTTGAAGAAGTATGTCCTGGAGAACCACCCAGGGACCAATTCTAACTATCAAA TGCATTTGCTGAAGAAAACTCTGCAGAAATGTGAAAAGAATGGGTGGATGGAACAGATCTCTGGCAAAGGATTCAGTGGCACCTTCCAGCTCTGTTTTCCCTATTATCCCAG cCCGGGAGTTCTATTTCCAAAGAAAGAGCTAGATGATTCAAGAGACGAGGATGAAGAGGAGGATGACTCCTCAGAAGAAGACTCTGACGATGAAGAGCCTCCACCTAAGAGGAG GTTACAGAAGAAAACCCCAGCGAAGGCATCCATGAAGGCTGCATCTGTGAAACAGAGAGTGTCCAAGCCTGCACCTAAAGTCCCAGCTGCCCAGCGTGGGAAAGCTAGGCCCCCGCCCAAGAAAGCCCCTCCCAAGGCTAAAACTCCTGCCAAGAAAGCCAGACCCTCACCTTCAGTCATCAAGAAACCTAGTGGTGGCTCTTCAAAGAAGCCTGCAGCCAGTGTGAGAAAGGAAGTGAAATTGCCCGGCAAGGGCAAATCCAACATGAAGAAATCTTTCAaagcaaaaaagtaa
- the HP1BP3 gene encoding heterochromatin protein 1-binding protein 3 isoform X3, whose translation MATDASQGELVHPKALPLIVGAQLIHADKLGEKVEDSTMPIRRTVNSTRETPPKSKLAEGEEEKPEPDVSSEESVSTVEEQENETPPATSSETEQPKGEPENEEKEENKSSEETKKDEKDQSKEKEKKVKKTIPSWATLSASQLARAQKQTPMASSPRPKMDAILTEAIKACFQKSGASVVAIRKYIIHKYPSLELERRGYLLKQALKRELNRGVIKQVKGKGASGSFIVVQKSRKTPQKSRNRKNRNSAVDPEPQVKLEDILPLAFTRLCEPKEASYSLIRKYVSQYYPKLRVDIRPQLLKNALQRAVERGQLEQITGKGASGTFQELRPTWCRGVLS comes from the exons atggcgACTGATGCGTCTCAAGGTGAACTCGTCCATCCTAAGGCACTCCCACTTATAGTAGGAGCTCAGCTGATCCACGCGGACAAGTTAGGTGAG AAGGTAGAAGATAGCACCATGCCAATTCGTCGAACTGTGAATTCTACGCGGGAAACTCCTCCCAAAAGCAAGCTTgctgaaggggaggaagaaaagccaG AACCAGACGTAAGTTCAGAGGAATCTGTCTCTACTGTAGAAGAACAAGAGAATGAAACTCCACCTGCTACATCTAGTGAGACGGAGCAGCCAAAGGGAGAGCCTGAGaatgaagagaaggaggagaacaAGTCTTCAGAGGAAACCAAAAAGGA tgaaaAAGATCAGtctaaagaaaaggagaagaaagtgaaaaaaacaataCCTTCCTGGGCTACCCTTTCTGCCAGCCAGCTAGCCAGGGCCCAGAAACAAACACCGATGGCTTCCTCCCCACGTCCCAAGATGGATGCAATCCTAACTGAGGCCATTAAG GCATGCTTCCAGAAGAGTGGTGCATCAGTTGTTGCTATTCGAAAATACATTATCCATAAGTACCCTTCTCTGGAGTTGGAGAGAAGGGGCTACCTCCTCAAACAAGCActgaaaagagaattaaatagAGGTGTCATCAAACAG GTAAAAGGAAAAGGTGCTTCTGGGAGTTTTATTGTGGtccaaaaatcaagaaaaacacCTCAGAAATCCAGAAACAGAAAG AACAGAAACTCTGCAGTGGATCCAGAACCACAAGTAAAGTTGGAGGATATTCTCCCATTGGCCTTTACTCGCCTTTGTGAACCTAAAGAAGCTTCCTACAGTCTCATCAGGAAATACGTGTCTCAGTATTACCCTAAACTTAGAGTGGACATCAG GCCTCAGCTGTTGAAGAATGCTCTTCAGAGAGCAGTAGAGAGAGGCCAGTTAGAACAAATAACTGGCAAAGGTGCTTCTGGGACATTCCAG GAACTCCGACCCACCTGGTGCAGAGGAGTCTTGTCTTGA